From Triticum urartu cultivar G1812 chromosome 2, Tu2.1, whole genome shotgun sequence, a single genomic window includes:
- the LOC125536096 gene encoding H/ACA ribonucleoprotein complex subunit 4-like, giving the protein MSSTPPAVASPASEHTKSKKKKSKSKDASADPAAAADTTSLADAEAKTDGYMIKPQALVPSLDTSTWPLLLKNYDRLNVRTGHYTPLPSGHSPLKRPLAEYLRYGVINLDKPSNPSSHEVVAWIKRLLRVEKTGHSGTLDPKVTGNLIVCVDRATRLVKSQQGAGKEYVCIARFHAAVPDTARVARALESLTGAVFQRPPLISAVKRQLRVRTIYESKLLEHDAERHLAVFWISCEAGTYVRTLCVHLGLLLGVGAHMQELRRVRSGILGEQDNMVTMHDVMDAMWALDNHKDESYIRRVVMPLEVILTSYKRLVVKDSAVNAICYGAKLMIPGLLRFENDIDVGEEVVLMTTKGEAIAIGIAEMPTAVMATCDHGAVAKIKRVVMDRDTYPRKWGLGPVALKKKKMIAEGLLDKHGKPTEKTPAEWLRNVVLPTGGDAMIASLAAAPEPEKVKVEQQDVVPSEEVKEKKRRKTDEDDVTASTPAKKMKVEEVTEAVEGEKSEKKKKKKKDKGEPGSAVSEAVKEEKSSLSDEENGTSEKKKKKKSKEGGDDVAPESAEVEKSEKKKDKKKKSKEGGDDVATESEVEKSEKKKEKKKKKKDAEEAQ; this is encoded by the coding sequence ATGTCGTCCACGCCGCCGGCCGTCGCGTCCCCTGCCTCTGAGCACACCaaatccaagaaaaagaagaGCAAATCCAAGGACGCctccgccgaccccgccgccgccgccgatacCACGTCGCTGGCGGACGCCGAGGCCAAGACTGATGGCTATATGATCAAGCCCCAGGCCCTGGTTCCGTCCCTCGACACCTCCACCTGGCCGCTCCTCCTCAAGAACTACGACCGCCTCAACGTCCGCACCGGCCACTACACCCCGCTCCCCTCCGGCCACTCGCCGCTCAAGCGGCCCCTCGCCGAGTATCTGCGGTACGGCGTCATCAACCTCGACAAGCCGTCCAACCCCTCCTCCCACGAGGTGGTTGCCTGGATCAAGCGCCTCCTCCGCGTCGAGAAGACCGGCCACAGCGGCACGCTCGACCCCAAGGTCACCGGCAACCTCATCGTCTGCGTCGACCGCGCCACACGCCTCGTCAAGTCGCAGCAGGGCGCAGGTAAGGAGTATGTGTGCATCGCCCGCTTCCACGCCGCCGTCCCAGACACGGCCCGGGTCGCTCGCGCGCTCGAGTCCCTTACCGGCGCTGTGTTCCAGCGCCCGCCGCTCATCTCAGCGGTCAAGCGCCAGCTCAGGGTGCGGACCATTTATGAGAGCAAGCTGCTGGAGCATGACGCCGAGCGCCACCTTGCTGTGTTCTGGATCTCCTGCGAGGCTGGAACCTATGTCCGGACGCTCTGTGTGCACCTTGGGCTGCTCCTGGGTGTCGGTGCGCATATGCAGGAGCTGCGCCGTGTCCGGTCAGGTATCCTCGGAGAGCAGGACAACATGGTCACCATGCACGATGTGATGGATGCAATGTGGGCACTTGACAACCACAAGGATGAGTCTTACATAAGGCGTGTGGTGATGCCGCTTGAGGTAATTCTTACCAGTTACAAGAGGCTTGTTGTGAAGGACTCTGCTGTTAATGCTATCTGCTATGGTGCCAAGCTTATGATTCCTGGGTTGCTCCGGTTTGAGAATGACATTGATGTTGGGGAAGAGGTTGTTCTCATGACTACAAAAGGGGAGGCGATTGCCATTGGTATCGCTGAGATGCCCACTGCTGTTATGGCGACTTGTGACCATGGTGCTGTGGCGAAGATCAAGAGGGTGGTGATGGACAGGGACACATACCCAAGGAAGTGGGGACTTGGTCCGGTGGCacttaagaagaagaagatgatcgCCGAGGGCCTCCTTGATAAGCATGGGAAGCCAACTGAGAAGACCCCAGCTGAGTGGCTTCGAAATGTGGTGCTTCCTACTGGTGGTGATGCGATGATTGCTAGCCTTGCAGCTGCTCCTGAGCCTGAGAAGGTGAAGGTGGAACAACAGGATGTGGTGCCAAGTGAGGAGGTCAAGGAGAAGAAAAGGAGGAAGACTGATGAGGATGATGTGACTGCTTCTACACCTGCAAAGAAGATGAAGGTGGAGGAGGTCACTGAGGCAGTGGAAGGGGAGAAGagtgagaagaagaagaagaaaaagaaagacaAGGGAGAACCAGGATCAGCTGTTTCGGAGGCAGTGAAGGAGGAGAAGAGCAGTCTGTCTGATGAGGAGAATGGTACCagcgagaagaaaaagaagaagaagagcaaggaaggCGGTGATGATGTTGCTCCAGAGAGTGCGGAAGTTGAGAAGAgcgagaagaaaaaggacaagaagaagaagagcaaggaaggcggtgatgatgttgctacagagagtgaagttgagaagagtgagaagaaaaaggagaagaaaaagaagaaaaaagatgCAGAGGAGGCACAATAG